From the Sphingobacteruim zhuxiongii genome, the window ATTATTTTTTATTTCTATTATTATTTCTGATATCTAGCCTCGTAGAATAATGGAGCATCTTCTTTGATTTTCAAGTACATTTCCATATCCGAATAATTACGAGGGACTGTAAAAATTAGATTAGCGTAATTGGTTTTTACAGTAATTTGTAATGGATCAGGAATTGAAGTCGCATTATCGGCATTGGTAATATCATATCCATAACGAACAACACCTCCTGAGCGTGCTGTTAATTCAACAACATCGTCGACAAACTTTACTTTCGAAAAGTATGCTTTGCTAACATCTTCACGTACATGTGTTCCAGATTCATTTGATGCTGCATAAGTTGGTGTCCAAACAGTGTTTTTTAATTCTGAAGCAACTGTTTGTTTGACGTCAAGTGGATTGACAACCGAATCATCATTGCAACTCATCAAACTGATACAGAATCCAATCACAAGTAATTTTTTTAACATAGTAGTTTCTATAAATTGTGATAAACTTTTAGAAGATGTATCATTGTACATACCTCTTTATAAATTAATTAAAGTTGATTTAGTTATTAAACAAATAAGAGATTGCTCCCCCATCGTTGTAAAATCTTACGCCAAAATAAGCAGATTTGATCCACTTGCCAAAAAAACGATATTATCTATAGAATTTTCTTAATTTATATTTTTTTTAAATTCAAAAACACAAAATCATCATAAAAATAAATATCAATAACATATAACGTACATTTTGACACGATAGATTTTTATCTTTAATCAAAGTGACAATTTAACATAGTACACTTTCAAGGTTTTAATTTTCTTTTGTAAAAGTATAGCCACAATTCATTGTCATTTCTTTGAAAATTTCTGATTTTTAGATCAATGAGCTATCTCAGAAGGCGATTTTGGAAAGCGAAAAATCAAATTAATTAAGATAATAATCTAGCTACTTTAGTTAACTCAAAAAAAAAGAGGTAAAGTATCTAGCTACTTTACCTCTTCTGGAACTGCATAAAATTATGCCCCAAATATATCTTTAGTTTTGCCTCTTCTTAAGAAACAAAGCTCATCCAATCTGCATTTTCTTCGTAGTCAACAACTGGATTCGCATGGTTTTTACTTAAAAATTGACCGTTTAACATCGTTAAATCCATTAACATATGCTGACGTGTAATCTCCACTAATTCTGCATTAAATCCTTCCATTTCAAGCACAAATTGGAAACAGATAATACGTGCGAACATTCTTCCCAAAGTCACTAAATCCCGCTGATTCAAACCGCCGTCCAAATTAAAATCGATTTGTGATTTAAAGTAGTCAAATGCAATGTTAGTACGCGAGTATGATTTAAAGAAAGCTAACAGACTCGTCTCTTTAGCTTTTTTCATCAACTTCAAAATGCCCTCTGCAATCTGCGAGTATAACATTTCATTCGATCCTTCGAAAATTTGGAAAGGACGACTATCAACCACTGCCCGTCCAGCCAAATGATTTAATCGGTAGCCATTTGCACCAGCTAATTGTAAACTAATTTGCGCTGACTCTTGCATTAAGTCTGTTACCAATGCTTTTAACGAGTTCGCTTCAATACTCATCGTCGCCAAGTCGTGTTCAATACCGCTACTCTTAACACTAAAAGCACACATGCCAGAATTGATGGTAAATGCAGCTTGAAGTCTCGCCAATTGATATTTTACAGAATCGATATTAATCAAAGGTGATCCGCTAACAATTCTTTGCTGACAGTGTTGCAATGACTCATCTAACAGACGCTTAATAAAGCCAAGTCCCATACCTGGAAACTGAAGCCTGCTACGGTGTAGCATATCGAGCATCAATTTAATTCCGGTACTTTCAGGCGTTAACTTCTGTTCTGCGGGAACTTCGATATCAATCACATTGACTCCATATGGAATTGCATATAATCCTAGGTTATCATAACGTTCAACCATTGGAATGTGCTGATCAGCTTTGCTATTATCCGTAACGAAGAAGTCTATATCCCTCGAAAGGTCACCATTCTCAGCTTGCTTTCTCGCGGTAACCAACCAAAAGTCAGCAGCACCACTTAATCCCTGCCAGTGTTTTTCACCTTTAACTTTGTATGTATCTGCAAGCTGTTGGTAACTTGTCTTCATATTTAAAGCATCGCTTCCGTATGCTTTCTCAGTGATCATTAAACCACCCATTGCATTATTTTCTAGAAATTGCTTGAAGATACGATCCTGAACTGGAAAGTTACTGTATTTTGCCAATGGCTCTAGAAATAGGGCAATATTGATTCCAAACATCAGCGATAAGGCTAATGAT encodes:
- a CDS encoding acyl-CoA dehydrogenase family protein; its protein translation is MSNTISQLDYSSYISSFRAHLKQLFREEYDFNALSLNRDLPADFLAKIMEKKPLSVAIPEIHGGRGVHVKECLGVLSAASYESLALSLMFGINIALFLEPLAKYSNFPVQDRIFKQFLENNAMGGLMITEKAYGSDALNMKTSYQQLADTYKVKGEKHWQGLSGAADFWLVTARKQAENGDLSRDIDFFVTDNSKADQHIPMVERYDNLGLYAIPYGVNVIDIEVPAEQKLTPESTGIKLMLDMLHRSRLQFPGMGLGFIKRLLDESLQHCQQRIVSGSPLINIDSVKYQLARLQAAFTINSGMCAFSVKSSGIEHDLATMSIEANSLKALVTDLMQESAQISLQLAGANGYRLNHLAGRAVVDSRPFQIFEGSNEMLYSQIAEGILKLMKKAKETSLLAFFKSYSRTNIAFDYFKSQIDFNLDGGLNQRDLVTLGRMFARIICFQFVLEMEGFNAELVEITRQHMLMDLTMLNGQFLSKNHANPVVDYEENADWMSFVS